The genomic region TCTCCCCCTCTTTGGGGTAACtgaactttctctaaaaccagccaccttaatgttgcagaattgtgcttatgcaaataaaaatgtttgccgACTGGTGTATGAGTTTTTTTGTTCTCTGGATCAAAATTGGAAATAGAATACTTATGTTCCCTGATCCTAATTTTTATTTGTCTCGATGTTTGCCCAATGTACattttcccacaggggcatttaagggCATAAATCACAAAATCAGTATTACAAGTATGATAAGCTTTTATGGGATCTTGTAACCCTTCAATGGGTGCGTTATACTGTCACCCTTGATTATGGAACTACAGCACCCACAGCCCAGGCAGGGGAACGTGCCAAACTTAGGAGTGcttaaaaatcttgttttattcTCAGTCCCATAGATATCAGTCTTTACCAGCTTGTCTGCCAAGTTTCTCCCTCTCTTATAGGAAAATAATGGGACCGCTTTACAGTGTTTGCCTACCACAGGatccctttgtaaaatggacCAATGTTGCGaaattaatttttcaagttttttactgAGTGGTCCAAATTGGCTCACAAATGGAATTCTTTGATCAACAACCAATGTGTCCTTTGTCTTCCTTAGAAGACTTGTTCTGTCTCGTTTTAGGACCTCATCTCTTATTATACACAATGAGTTATAGTCATAACCCTTTTCCACAAATTTATTAATCAGTTTATTCGCACTACTCAGGTAGCGTTCATCACTGGAGGATATACGTCTCACCCTCAGGAACTGGCCCTTCGGAATGCCTTTAATAGTATTCGGCATATGATAGCTGTCAGGGCGTAAAGTGTTGTTTCGTTCAGCAGTTaatgtctgcaaataaagaaatgatcttttaaactaaagaaacaagtgctctccggctacctctttttatattttaacttgTCTTTGCCTTACATGTCTCCTTTTTGTAAACACTTTGGCTAGTGCCACAATGTGGATCTCAACCTGTGGATAAATGCAAACTAAAAATCTGCACCTTGGCTGCTCCTCTGCTGATCAATGTGTCTGGAAACATTGCCTCCGCTCCAGTGCAGTCTAATCATTTCTAGGCTAAACAAGTGCATGCATATTCTACAAATACTAAAACACTGATGTCTGATGTAAATGGCAGAATATTCCCAAGGaaaacacatgcaaaaaaaattgtcgaaTAATGCACTAAGTTGACCTGAGCTTTGCTTACttaacagaaaataatgagaaatataatATTTGAAGTCAGTGATTTCTCAGACTACTGTGTGAAAGAAATATACTGAATTCAGCAGGTCCAATACTTACTCTGTAAATCTCTTGCATACCATTATCATCTATAATTCTGTACCATCGCAAACAAGTTTCATCCAAAGGAGCTGTGCCACTGATATCTTCATTGCTATTGGCTGCAACAACAAGGTTTAGCTAATATGATTTCATATAATTTTTGATTTCACATCCCTAACTTAACTTCTTGCAACTGATAATAAGCTGTGAAGATAAAGAATAAAGCTATGCTCACATGTTTATTTTAGCAtcaataaaatctgaaatttttccAATATAATGGTTTGCAGCAATTGCAATCTAGGCTGCATTATTCCCCTTAAATTATGGCAAGATCTCTTTGGTTTAGTTTAAAGGTATCACTCCCAAAATACACTCCAAAAATTAAAGCTTAGTATGCTGTACAGACCATGCTTATTACTAATAGCCAAGATGAACCTTGAACTGATGATATAAGATAAAGTAACACAGTGTGTGAAATAGTTTGACAACGGTATACATCTCAGGGACATGTCTGCCTGACCATAGTATGGTGTAAAACACAGGGCCTCTATTTGCAATTCAGCCCAAGCAGTAAGGTTCAAAATTAAGCTGAAATGTGATATAAAATGGACACatatagggggccgattcactaacttcgagtgaaggattcaaagtaaaaaaacttcgaatttttttacgaaagtgttttttgggctacttcgaccatcgaatgggctacttcgaccttcgactacgacttcgaatcaaaggattcaaactaaaaatcgtttgactattcgaccattcgatagtcgaagtactgtctctttatgaaaaaacttcgaccccctagttcgccatctaaaagctaccgaagtcaatgttagcctatggggaagtttttttggtcgaaggataatccttcgattgttggattaaaatcctccaaattgttcaattcgaaggatttaatctttcgatcgaaggattattccttcgatcgtttgatcaaactatttgcgctataatccttcgactttgatattcgaagtcgaaggattttaattcccagtcgaatatcgagggttaattaaccctcgatattcgacccttggtgaatcggccccatgatctcctttttttaaaaaaaatattctttagcaACTACAACCATGCACTCACCATGCCCTGACGTGTTGAGAGGAACAGATGCGGAGAGTTCTGTGGATGATTCAGTAACATTAATAATATATTCTTCCTCTGATGGCAGCAATAGACATAGCACTGGATTCCTACTGCTTGTACTGAAATTAAACAGTatgttcagaaatattttttggggatTCCAAGCGTGCCCTTTGATCAGGACCTAAAAACAGCAAACAAAGAGTTAGTACTcacaaaaaaagagaataaagtaATGTATGTGATGATAGGAACCAAATCCAAGAGATTTCTAGCTATTGCTACCCCCCCCTTTATGCCCTGGTCAAAACCTGTTATAGTTTGACCATGCCCTTGCTCTGCCCCTATAGGTGATATGAATACAGGTGACTTGGGCGCAATaaggagagaagaaatcccaagTCTTGAGCACAGCTCAGGGTGTTAAATCAATTCTAGTGGCTGTTTCCCTGTAGAATTAATTCTACCATGTATACTATACAATGCAGGAATATTTGCACAGGTCCAGTCCTTACTGTGTATTCCTCCAGTACTTCAGTTTTTCCAGAACTCTTTGCCCACTGAAGACATGTTGTATTGAATAGTGTAATTTCACCAAATCTCATCATCACTGGGGACAATGTAAACAAAAATATCATCAACAACATTCATTTAACCAGAACATTTTTGAGTGTAATTCAAACCTatctatatgtaaataaatagatCTCCAAATGATAATGTATGAAAGATATTAAGTACACAACCCCTCAGTTTATCTTAAAAGGTTGATATCTTACCATTTCTTGCTAAATGTTCAGTGCAGTTTACGTCCATAGATTATTCTGTGCAGAGAGTCTTACTTATGtctatatttgcatttaaaaatgattgtatgaGCTGCCAAATTGCTTCACAAGCTTATAACAAAATGGTAACATGAAAAATCATTTTATCATAAAAAGAATAGCTTTTTGCATTACTTTAATATGAAACTCAGTGGAACATTTTCTTaaactctgttttttttaaaattattgttacCTACTAGCTGTTTCCAACGTTATATTTATTGGTATTTCCTGCATCTCCAGGAACACGGCTCTCATTATCACCATGTAGTTCCTTCCAGGAAGAAGATCCAAACATCGAAAACTGTTGTTTGTGATGAACTCAAAATCTCTTTCGTGAGCAAAATGTTCCTGGTCCCATCCTTTTCCAAGAATggtgaacttttaataaataaaaataataaagcaggGAAAAGCATTTGATTTCTTTGATATGTATTTAGGTAAATTGTAATAATAACTGGACAACAACGAAAACATCTTTCTTACCTTATATAAGATCTCCCAGTCTATTATTTCAGAACTTTTTCTCCATTGTAGACATGTTTCATTGAAAATGGTCATGTTCCCAATTAAGGTTTCGTTTACTGTAATGtagaaaaacatttgttaaatataATTTCAGCATTCGGCTTGTTATTATAGCATTATTACAACATTCAGTTAGATGCTGTATACTTGTTCCTATTTTAACCCACACATACAAAATATATCATTGGAACACCTTGGAAATTGTCAATTACAGAATTGCAAACATCTTCAGTCCTGCTACAAATTCTACATTTGTTTCCCTTggatttcaatttcaatttataattttttcttatttattttagaaTGGGCTAAATCTACATATACTTCATTTCCAAATTGTATTTTGTCATTTCCAATGTATATATTAAAGACTTTATAATCCAGCTAGACTTTTACATGCGGGCAGATTTTGCAAAAATTATGAAACATTTTTCTCTCACACTTCCATTCTTCATAAACCACTTTCTAGCAGTTATTTCTTATATCATTTTTCTCAAGGGTGAAGGTAACTTTTCACTATTTTTGCAAGGTTGCCGTAGATTTCTATAGTAACTCAGCTTAACATTTCTTCAGAATGCTTGAGAATTCTTGTGTAGTAATAGAATTATATCTATTAAAACCCTGTAGATGTGCCCTTTTTTAATGGATCCCATCCCCTAACCACAGCGCTGCTATCTACTTTGGATTTCAGATCAGGCAAATTACCCTATTACATTTATACAACTGTTAATGGAAAATATGACTAACAAGCACAaactaaacatttggcatataaATAGTCAGCATACCTAAACATTCAGATACAAACTACAAGTTGGAGAAGGTGAAAGTAAACAAGGAAATTGcatagaagaaaataaatctgCAGTAGGTCTCTACAGTTTAAAAACAATGCAATTATAGATAGGGTAAGAATAAAAGATCAAAAGAGTTTCAAAATGCCAAGTATAAATGGATTTTGAAACAATGATTAGACTGAAGTGGAAAAAGTTATTGCTAATGAAAAGAACTACCTTTACATGTGATATTTACATCTTCCCATTTTCCATTTTCAGTGCATCTTGAAATACTTCTACCACCAGAGTTGTAGAAACCTCGTAGACATTCATATTCCACTTTACTTCCAAGGTTTGTGGATCCACTCAAAATCATCTGCGCATTGGAAACTGAAGTTGGCTGCCCACAGTTTATTTCTTAAAGCAAATGAAATGATATTAAGAAATGATAGGACCAAAAATACAAACTGTTAACTTAAATTTAAGATACAGAATTATGTTATGAAGAAGCATTATCAAAATAGCGCTCTTCCATTTTGGGTAAAGGGCAATTGTGATGCCATCACagtattaaaatatgtattaggGCTAAtaaggagaaataaaaacattgttatgCTCAGCAATTAAAGTGTTTCACtgttttcaaaagagtaaactttCCTCTATTTTATTTAGTCAGTAATATTTAAGCATATACTGTTTGCTGGCCCATGGGTCAAATTGAGATGGAGGCACTGTATTATAGGATGATAAATATTGTAACTGTACCTTTGCATATAAGGTCAACTCCATCCCATTTTCCATCTTCATTACATACAGTAATTCCATTCCCGCTCTGCTTGACATAGCCAGACATGCATTCATATGTTATGTTGTTTCCCAAAGTAGTGTTTCTTGCGAATCTTGATGATGCATGCTGAATGGACGGTGGTTGGCCACAATCCACAACTATATTTGAATAGGAAAATTAGACTGAAAATGTTACTAAAGAATTTTAAGTTCCATGTGGAATGTCTGGTGCTCCATCTGTAAGAATCCCCCAAGCATCTCTAAATTTAGTTTTCTGCAGCAATTCCCATATGCGTATAGATTCTGAGGCATGCACGTTTAGATGCATGACGTTGTGGTGCCTACGTTGTGACGCAAAACGTTGTGACGCCTGcgaattggcgccaaatctgctGCTATTTAAGGAAAAGCTAGATGCAGATCTGTATCTGTTATTAAGGTGTATTCCCAAAGCTTAGCCTTATTCTTATTGCTGTGATATCCTGTTGTCGATCCTTCCTGTTTCCTGACCATGAACCTCTGCTGCCCGTCTTGACCGTCTGCTCGTTATCTTATCTTGAATCTATGCTGTCTGCCCTTGATCTGGATCTGTTTATCAAGTTTTCCGTCTTAACCCTGGTACCTTGCTTCAATTCTATTAttagcctcactggcttctctctgGTAAGCCGGACAATGTGTTTCTGAATACTTTCCCAGGAGTCAGTTACAGGGATTCGGGCTGTCTATACAAACTGTGCATCTAACAATATACTTATTTTAACTACAAGATTTTAAGTAAATTGATTAACCTCTagtgattatatatttatatatgaatatgaatcTCACCTTGACAAGACAAATTAGCTGCCTCCCACTTTCCATTTTGTGTACATCTTGCAACGCCATTCCCACTAACTGCCCCATATCCCTTCATACATCTGTATGTCACATTGCTTCCAAAGGTGGTGTTGTTTGAGGAGTTTATTAGCATATTGGGCAGGATTGGTGGTAGACCACAATCTATAACTAGAAAGAGAATTGCATGTGTTTGAACCTCCATCAGACAAAATAAGCCATTTTGCAAATGCATGTAAATAGTAAAGAGGAAACAAatgtaaatgcacaaaaacaGCCACTGACAAATACGTAATTTACAGAGGAAACAAAATGATCTAAACTAAACACCCATGAGCACAGTACAGACAACTAGGTTTTAAAGGTCTTGCATAAAGGTGTTACTGCCTCAGCTTGCATTTTTATTCTTGCCTAGTTTTTCACTGTTGTCAAGCTGTCTGGCCAAACCCTTTATTACTTTTTCGAAAAGCCATTTTtgtaatattactgtatattttctttacaatggggatccccaaccttcttaaccctgagccacattcagatgtagaaATGAGCAAGAAaagatgaaaaatgttccttggaATGCAAAATAAGGACTCTGATTGTCTATTATGTTGACCCTATGTgaacaggcagcctacaggaggttctgtttggcagtacatctggtttcatacaaacaaaacttgcctccaaaccaggaattaaaaaacaagcacctgctttgaggtcactgggagcaacatccaacgggttagtgagcaacatgttgctcacaagccactggttggggaacactgtcTTACAAGAATCCATGATGATGATTGACATCATTAGGGGCTTTGCTGGTAGCATACGAACATAAGTAGAATACTTGATGCATAGAAGTTAGCGTGTTGCTTTTTATGCCATGTTGAAGCCTTCTACCTGTGCAAACAAGACTGTCTCCTTTCCATGTTCCATGAGAAGTGCAGATGGAAATGTCGTGTCCCGCATTAGCAGTGAATCCTGGATCACACCTGTATGTCACTCGACTTCCAAAGGTAGTATTGCCTTCTAGATCCATTTGAGTATGTGGAAGAGCAGGTGGTAGTCCACAATCAACAACTATGAATAAAACTTATATTTAAAGTCTTGGTA from Xenopus laevis strain J_2021 chromosome 1S, Xenopus_laevis_v10.1, whole genome shotgun sequence harbors:
- the susd1.S gene encoding sushi domain-containing protein 1 isoform X2 translates to MTTERIVLLLVLPLSLVLLLPCHAQLQDDTSTQDVCKKCHTNATCLRKNNTYSCICNYGLIGNGRTHCLDKDECQIGSHKICGDQTACHNTHGSFFCVCLDGYRPSNNHRHFIPNDGTFCTDIDECESADICGYKGKCKNTPGNYECYCMEGYQLKSGTEPFQAYGDIACVDIDECEAEDICGPNAQCKNVLGSHECYCMEGYKLNNGMEPFQATGHINVCSVVDCGLPPALPHTQMDLEGNTTFGSRVTYRCDPGFTANAGHDISICTSHGTWKGDSLVCTVIDCGLPPILPNMLINSSNNTTFGSNVTYRCMKGYGAVSGNGVARCTQNGKWEAANLSCQVVDCGQPPSIQHASSRFARNTTLGNNITYECMSGYVKQSGNGITVCNEDGKWDGVDLICKEINCGQPTSVSNAQMILSGSTNLGSKVEYECLRGFYNSGGRSISRCTENGKWEDVNITCKVNETLIGNMTIFNETCLQWRKSSEIIDWEILYKFTILGKGWDQEHFAHERDFEFITNNSFRCLDLLPGRNYMVIMRAVFLEMQEIPINITLETAMMMRFGEITLFNTTCLQWAKSSGKTEVLEEYTVLIKGHAWNPQKIFLNILFNFSTSSRNPVLCLLLPSEEEYIINVTESSTELSASVPLNTSGHANSNEDISGTAPLDETCLRWYRIIDDNGMQEIYRTLTAERNNTLRPDSYHMPNTIKGIPKGQFLRVRRISSSDERYLSSANKLINKFVEKGYDYNSLCIIRDEVLKRDRTSLLRKTKDTLVVDQRIPFVSQFGPLSKKLEKLISQHWSILQRDPVVGKHCKAVPLFSYKRGRNLADKLVKTDIYGTENKTRFLSTPKFGTFPCLGCGCCSSIIKGDSITHPLKGYKIP
- the susd1.S gene encoding sushi domain-containing protein 1 isoform X1; its protein translation is MTTERIVLLLVLPLSLVLLLPCHAQLQDDTSTQDVCKKCHTNATCLRKNNTYSCICNYGLIGNGRTHCLDKDECQIGSHKICGDQTACHNTHGSFFCVCLDGYRPSNNHRHFIPNDGTFCTDIDECESADICGYKGKCKNTPGNYECYCMEGYQLKSGTEPFQAYGDIACVDIDECEAEDICGPNAQCKNVLGSHECYCMEGYKLNNGMEPFQATGHINVCSVVDCGLPPALPHTQMDLEGNTTFGSRVTYRCDPGFTANAGHDISICTSHGTWKGDSLVCTVIDCGLPPILPNMLINSSNNTTFGSNVTYRCMKGYGAVSGNGVARCTQNGKWEAANLSCQVVDCGQPPSIQHASSRFARNTTLGNNITYECMSGYVKQSGNGITVCNEDGKWDGVDLICKEINCGQPTSVSNAQMILSGSTNLGSKVEYECLRGFYNSGGRSISRCTENGKWEDVNITCKVNETLIGNMTIFNETCLQWRKSSEIIDWEILYKFTILGKGWDQEHFAHERDFEFITNNSFRCLDLLPGRNYMVIMRAVFLEMQEIPINITLETAMMMRFGEITLFNTTCLQWAKSSGKTEVLEEYTVLIKGHAWNPQKIFLNILFNFSTSSRNPVLCLLLPSEEEYIINVTESSTELSASVPLNTSGHANSNEDISGTAPLDETCLRWYRIIDDNGMQEIYRIHVQEAKGQPKQNHQQLLFNISADQGTSEVCFKIATDRQQQLYVTEAPSPLEYNITREIDPPLPYVQFALKSGQLPKVSIQKTDQHATFSSYQVFVKHLDPLCSFTCESLEAVTYFHNVSKTRAYITAEFSPSDIPEVLEFSLGDRQYYGEFYNAPLRQEKDYCVILRIISKWKKVPVCIFVAEIKGYTPLRNNMNIVLPGSVAFVCFIVFFSYSAARCCKRR